TTAACCTAAAAGAAGGCAGATCTGTGATATATACAATTTACATCTCTGCCACTCTCAAGAGGTCTTTGAGAAGGCTGGGAACAAAAGGGTAATGGAATTACTACATACATTTGTCAAGGGACTAAACTTGAAAGCACAGTTTGTGAAGACTACTTACAATAAAGCTAATATGATTTATACTTACCCAACAAGAACTTTCTTTAAAGGGACACAGGCCAAAATGGAAAGTATATTCCCAGGGTTGCAAGCACTTAATGAATACAATCATAAAAGACATAATTTTAGCTGGGGTGACATTGTTTTAAAGAATTTCCATAGTTCACCCCAGCAGTTGGCAAATAATTTCTTCCCTAAATTTTGAGATGATTAAGAGAAATTGAATGAACTTGAGTGAGGTAATAGAGAAGATTTTTTTTGGAATAACCTCCAGGTTTCATGGTAGAGTTATGTCCTACAACATTTCTCCCCTggagaaaagcaaagcaaaggaatgGAAATAAGCATAATGTGTATTTTGATAAATGCCAAATATTGCTTGGTGCTGAAGACTCAgaaaggaggaaaataaatagtCCCCCAACCCAAGCAGTTTAGAGAAGTCTGGTAGGAAAGACAGACTTAAGACAAAAATAGCAATCTTGGGCAGTAGCTGTAACTCTGTGGTAGAGCTCAGTGCCTTGAATGCGTGAGGCCCTGGGTATGATCCCAGgcatctccttaaaaaaaaaaaaaaaaaaaaaaaaaaaaaaaaggtggtcgggcggcggcgcagcgggttaagagcatgtggcgcaaagcgcagggaccggcgtaagaatcccggttcgagcctcggctccccacctgcaggggagtcgcttcacaggcggtgaagcaggtctgcaggtgtctatctttctctccccctctctgtcttcccctcctctctccatttctctctgtcctatccaacaacgaattgtgtcaacaagggcaataataataaccacaacgaagctacaacaagggcaacaaaagggggaaaaaatggcctccaggagcggtggattcatggtgcaggcaccgagcccagcaataaccctggaggaggaaaaaaaaaaaaaaaaaaaaaattagcactcTTGTGCAGTGAGTACTAAGCTAGTTGAAAGCTCTCATACCCAGTAGGAAGGTAGGAGTAGCAGGAAGAAGTTTCAAAATAGGCATTATTTAAGGTAACCTAACTTTGCCAGTGCTTTGAATTAGAGCTTTTAGCATCTAGAATGAGAAAATCAATTTCTGTAATCACAATCCCCCCAACCCCAATTGTGTGACTTTGTTATAGTCACCCAGATACACTGGAAACTAATGCACAGAGTAACagcaaaaaagaatagaaaggtgAAAGTAAAGTTCTCCCCAAATCTTCTCATCAAGAAAACACTGTCATTATTGTTTGGTAACACATCTCTGTACACAGCTACAGACAGGAAAGTAGATATTATTTCTTACATTAGACTATGTCAAGACTGGAGTCTTCTTCGGTATATGTCTAAAGGACATGaaagcactaattcaaaaggatacacccctagggagtcaggtggtagtgcaacgggttaagcacacatggcacgaaaggATACAACCCTATGCTCACAGTTGTACTATTCAGAACTgccaaaatatgaaagcaacTTCAATGCCCAAGGacaatgactggataaagaagttatagggtgTATATTTGCTGTAATACTActgtgcaatcaaaaaagataagaTCATGTCATTTGGGACAATGGGGatgattatgctaagtaaaataattaaagagaGTGGGAGTCAttcggtagcatagcaggttaagcacaggtggcgcaaagcgcaagcacgggtataaggatcccagttcgagcccttggctccccacctggaggggagttgcttcacaggcagtgaagcaggtctgcgggtgtctatctttctcttcccctctctgtcttcccctcctctctccatttctctctgtcctgtccaacaatgatgacatcaataacaacaataataactacaacaataaaacatcaagggaaacaaaaaggaataaataaataaataaataaatattttaaataataataataactaaaaagtgTAAAGAAAaactgatggtttcactcacaatatatttttaaaatcagttcATCAACTATTTGCTGTCCACTGTGTGTCCACCTTAGACCTTCCCCTTCCACATGCCCCCCACTGTGAGCCCTCTTTACATCAACCAGCACAGGGcctttctgcctcctcctcttcagCTGTCTCCATATAATCAAAAAACCTCCTTCTTTCTTAGCCAGAACTACCTGATTCCCCTTGGTTTCTTCTCCCACCTCTGTGGGTGTTTCCCTCTCTTATGGGCTCCAGGAGGTGGAAGCTTTCCACATACAATGCAGGACAGGCCAGTGAGCTCTTCAACAACATTTTGTCCTTCCTACCATACAGTTTGGAAATGAAGGGCCGGGGagcggcacaccaggttaagtacacatcgtatgaagcacaaggaccaatgcaaggatcccagctcaacccctcagctccccacctgcaggggtattacttcacaagcagtgaaacagacctgcaggtatctctctgcctctctccctttctatttccccctctcctctcagtttctatcttatccaataaaaagaaaagataaacaagtggtgaagcagggtggcaggtgtctctctgtctatcacccccctctctcttgatttatggctgtctctatccaataaataaagatcataataaataaaaaacaatttaaaaaagaaaagaaaaaataatattgagaaaaaagaatattgaGCAAGTGTCGGGCTATcgacacgagagagagagagagatgacccaggaaccaagctcatggcagtgaggccattcaaatctttattcatctgaacaccccagagtcaggtggtagcacacctggttgagccacgtggcacaaaccacaagggtCAGCATCAGCTTCCGGTCCAAGACCCAGTGGGAAAAGCCATGCTTAACCTGCttaacctggttctcacagtattcccagcaaacaagtaaaagaaaaaaaaaaacagttgtagTGAATCAGCAGGCTGGAAACTGTTGGGACAGTCTGAAGTTCTTTCCACAATCCTATGATTCCACAGAAGCCAACATCTGCCAATATTTAAGCCAAGTTCATAGATGCTCATGGGGAGAAACTCCTGCAAACCTTCATACTTGTTTTCATTTTGAATTGTTAATACCTCCCCAAAGCACCATTCATCGACCATTCACCCTCCCTCACTGAGTTTTCTTTCCCACAGTCCCTCACAtggagaaacaaaataaaataacccaGTCAGTCATTTCTCCATAATTCTTGAGTTAGTGGTTAGCACATGAGActaggatcctcacgccagtaattttttttctctttaagaattatggtggtggagagagggttctggtcctggatcaagatggcagaggaggacctagtgggggttgaattattatgtggaaaactaggaaatactatgtatttacaaactattgtagtttactatcaactgtaaaccattaatctctcaataaagatattttaaaaaataataattatagtgGGTATCGTTGGGGTAAGGGTAGGCCATGGAAGTGAGGTCATCGAACTTCGGTGGTGGGGGAAGTATGGTGCTGTGCCCCCTGCTGTCTTCTActcctgtaaaccactattaaatcactagaaaaaatatatattaaaacaggCCCTGGGCAGTTGTGTACGTGGtaaaacatacacattaccaagggcccatgttcaaggccctattcctacctgtaggggaaaagcaaaagagatgaagcagtgctgtaggtgtctctctcacacactctgtgtcccctttccctctcagtttctctctgtccctattaaataaataaataaataaataaataaataaataaataaataaatctgcttGGAGCAATCTacagattcatggtacaggcaccaaactccagcaataaccctggtggcaataattttttttttaattatgggggtcagactgtggtgcacctggttgagcatactcattatcatgcacaaagaccgggGCTCAAGccccccagatcccacctgcaggggaaagcttcacaagcagtcttcttcttctagcgtttgcccttcttctgtagccagttaatggctttgaaagtgactgggatccatgtggattcagtcggctaggaaggatcgtcagtttccccagtgaatgggtactcacgggatgcaccacgggaaggtcgatccaatgcagtaaagcaggaccacaggtgtctctgtctgcctgtctgtctgcctacctgcctgcctgcctgtctgtctgtctgtctatctatcatgtcccccttccctctcaatttctctctgtctcacacacacagttatATTCATACCCATACACAAATCCTTATACATGACCACACATACactcaaccacacacacacacacacacacacacacacacacacacacacacctccctgaCTTTCTCTCAGGCCCCTTATATCAGATAACCTCAGGAGAGACATGAATCAGGCTGGGATACTCGATTTTTTCATGGACACTGGAGTGGAAGATGCATTCCCAAGTTATCCTACAGAGCCTGCGTGTCCTCAGGAAAGCCTGGTGCTGGAAAGCATCTTGTCAGTATCAAATGTAACTGCCAGaggactgggcggtggtgcacctggttgattgcacatgttaccatgcacaaggacccaggttcaaacccccagtctccacctgcaaagggaaaggctcactaacagtgaagcagtgttacaggtgcctctctttctccctcaatatctcccccttccctctctgttggtctacttctaattctgcttctaagaccccttctgttttgatcatcatgttagtttcacttgcattgcttaatgctgtggtctatttacataatcactgttttacctgagatccgccctgcctgcaggacactGGTTTAATCACACTGGTTTGcattctctttttgctccgccccctctcccagtcacaccctgtttttacaccctaccacttccttcctggagagtataaatgcagatgaataaagccagcattgcactgcttcccagctcagctatgagtccctggtcatctctctcccgctcacgaagctagcccggcacctcTTGATTTCCAATAAAATCAAGaggttggttggttgtttttttttttggctccaggcttatcactggggcttggtgcctgcactaccaatccactgctcctggaggccatttcttcccttttattgcccatcattgttgttgttgttactattgttgttgttgttgtcattattgttgtataggacagagaaaaatcaagaggggaggggaagacagagagggggagacctgcttcaccgcctgtgacataagccccctggaggtagggagctgggggcttgaaccaggatccttgtgctgatccttgtgctttgacccatgtgcgcttaacccgctgcactactgcggGGCCccacagatgtttttttttttttaaagttttgtcttctaagtatttaaaaatatgtgaaaTTGAGTCAGTGACAAGTGTTTTCTGCACGCATCACTTGATCTCCATCACTCTTTCCTTCCAAACTGTCTAAACAACTACACTTGGTCTCTGCCCTCTTCGGCTCAACATTTAAATGTTCTAAGGATTTTGCACTGGTAGCTTTTTGTGCTTCTGACTAGACTACTTGAGCTGATGTGGTCATAATATTGACGTGAAACAAAGTCAGGTCCAGCCTGAGTCTTTAGCTAGAGGTTTGGTGATGTCTCTTGGGATGAGAAACAAATCATAGGGATTTGATTCTTGTTTCTCCCAATTAGGCCATGATCAAATTTCATTATACATTATTTCACTGAAAGCCAAAGTTTCCAAGAACCCATGAGTAAAGTCAGGTACACACCTACGTGCATTGTTTCTGTGGGTAAGTGGAGTAGACACCTCAGCCAGAGAAGGTGGCTTGTAGCTCATATTTGAAGTTCTAACAGAAATGGAGTTTAGTAACCTGGCTAGATTGGGACCCAAGCTGAACTTGACTTCTTAATAAGGAACTTTCAAGTGGTCACACTTTCCCTTCAGATAACAGGAGGCCAGCACTCACCCTCATGGGCTCATCAGGAAAGCCTGGTTTGCTTGGCCGGTCCTGGCGCCGGGATCTCAGAAGCTGTTTGGCCTGCTTTTCCGACAGAATTGGCGAGGCCCCTGGAAAAATTAGAAGACTTGAGGTGGATTCCCAGACTCACAAGTTCCCATCCGCCTCACAGAGCAAGAAAAGGATTTACAAATTCAATCTCAGTAGAGACACAAAGTGCCTCTGTGGTGACGTGACCCTGAGAACACAGCATTTATTTCAGAGGCTCATGGAGAAATTCTACATTGCTTCTCACATGACTGATGCAGAGCAAAAGCAACACAACTTAAACATGTTTACTGATTGCAATGGCTTATTCCTTTAAAAGtcagtttagggagtcgggcagtagcacagcgggttaagcacacgtggagcaaagcgcaaggaccggtgtaaggatcccggttcaagcctccggctccccacctgcagggaagtcgcttcacaggcggtgaagcaggtttgcaggtgtctatctttctctcctcttctctgtcttcccctcctctctccatttctctctgtcctatccaacaacaacgacatcatcaacaacaataactacaacaatgaaaaacagcaaggacaacaaaaagggaaaataaatattaaaaagtcagtTTAATTTAATGGGGGAAAATATTCCAGACAGACAAattaaagaagagaaacagagagagaaaaagggaaattaaTCCTTCAATGGGCTAGGGGCtaggcttgaaactgagtcccatatatggcaaagcagtcagTAGACAagtgacttttctttcttccttccttcctttctttctgtctctctttcttcctttttttaacaacacatttttttattatctttattcattggatagagacatccagaaatcaagtgggaagagggtgatagagagggagagagacagagagacacctgcagcactgcttcaccacttgcaaagctttccccctgcaggtggggactgggggctcaaatccgggtccttgtgcattgcaataagtttgctcaaccaggtgtgccaccaaccagccccatatgttttgtttttaagatctatttatttagtaacccaggatagagagagagggagagaggaaaaagagacagagagaaagaacactagaccatcactctggcacatgaaattCCAGGAATCGAATTCAGAACTTTATGCCTTTAAGTCCACTGACCTagcagccactgtgccacctctgggctGCTGAAATTTTggttttttatattgttgtttattattatgatagaagcagagagaaagatggaaagagacagggaaagaaaaagagacacctacagcttagGATGCTTCCCttcctgcatgtggagactgagccttgaacctgggtctttgagcacaaATGTGGTTTTTAAAGCATATTGTCTTCAGTTCCTCTGGTCAATGTCTTTCTTGTCCCTTCGGGTTGCTTtagtatgttttgttttgtttcgtttcgtcttgttttgtttttaaatccccAATATACCAAATCAAGTTGCCACTGGAAAATTCCCAGGACAATAATACTTCATTAAACTTGAAAATCATATAGGCTTTTTCAAAGAAGATgtcataataaaattatattcagttcagaagaaaaaaatcacacacaaacACTGGAAGATATCATAATAAAAGTATATTGAATTTTGATAACCTCATATGACCTCTCAAAGAAGATATAATTGGCTCTATGGCAGCACTTTTGAGAATTAATGATCAAAtacatttaaagattttttttttattattatcttcactCTGCTGAAAGCAATTCTGGGAACCTGCTCTTTTAAAAGAACCATAGAATTATGATATAGCATATAGTATTTGAAATGAAAAAAGAGCCAAAATGTAAAGTGGACTTATTTCCATTTATCAGATTGGCACAGAAGCAAGCTGTGTTTTCAAGATCAGTGCTCACCTGAGAAGGAAGTCAGTAAGGTGAGAGAGAGCAGGAATACAAACAATGTCTTCATCCTGCCTGATTCTTCTCTCCACTGGGTGCAGAATGAAGTCCCTCCAATGAGCCAGCCTACTTGAAGGAAGCCACTTCCGGTTGTTTATGCTCTGACTAGGGCACTTACCATGTGATGCTAAGCGCATCTGACTGAGTTTCTGGTGTAACTGCTGAAATGTTTTCTTCTGAAGCCTTATAAATTTTCATTCTGGAGAAGAAAACATTCCCCTCCCCAACCTGCCTTTCAGAACTTGAATGTGAGAAAGCAACATGTGTTATTCAATTCATTGGCACTGATATACACAAGCATCGGAGAGTAGCTTGAGTGTTTTTACCTGTAGCTTCAGTTTATGTGCCTGCTGTTGCACTGAGACTTAATCATCGTTTTACATTAACGTTACATACTCCTTCCAAAGCCCATCTGTCAATCTAATTTGTCTTCCCCAGTAATGTGAGACATCGACAGGAAAATTAGTACAGGGCataatgtgggggtgggggagagcaaaTTTTCATCTGGCTTATGAGCTAGAAAGTCTTTTACCATCATATCCTAGCTTCATCTCTTTCTAGCGAGGTCACCTTTGACAAATCACTCTACGAATTTCAGTTTCCTCCCCTACAGAAAAGGAGGTAGCAGTACTTCCTGTGTAGGGTGTGATGGATAAGAAGCAAGATGTGGTAATTGGCAACAAGTACTGCCCCATTTTACAAGTAAAGGAGTGAGGAATGATGTTTAGATACCTGAAGTCATAATTTGGATGCAGAAGCAGAACCAAATACTTTTTGTCTTTAAAATCTAGGGGTctaattggagtattacaccaaagtaaaagactctggggtgggtgggtggatggggagaatacaggtccatgaaagatgatgaatgacatagtgggggttgtattgttaaatgggaatctggggaatgttatgcatgtacaaactattgtatttactattgaatgtaaaacattaattccccaataaagaaataaattatttttaaaaaaaaatctaggggtctggtccgggaggtggtgcagtggtaaagctttggactctcaagcatgaggtcccatgttcagtccccggcagtacatgtgccagagtgatgtccggttctttctctctccttctatctttctcataaataaaatctttaaaaaaaaaaaagtctaggggTCTTCCTATTATGCCCCAAAAGGTCCTTGTGTGATAGGCTATGAATAAGATTATAAGCAGCCTTACTTCAAAATAAAGCTTTTTATAAAAACCATAAAATCTCAGTAAGTTAAAACTTACTATTACTTATTAAAGCTAAAGAGAAAAAACTCACTAAATTCAAGCTATTACATATATCACACCACAATAATTATTAAGTAGTGTTAAGTTATGTCTGGAAAGCAAGTAGCATTTATTAGGGTAAAAATTCTGATGCAGAGAAATGATCTGATGTTTTTGTGGTCACTGCCAGCTCAGAAGAAAACAATAGCCCATCAGTAGTTGTCCAAGTCTATGCTAATTTGCATAACTGATACTGAGTCTAAATGTTCTGCCCACTCTCTTGGTATAAAGATAGTTTGAACAGACTATAAACAAGGAGAAactatcttgcaatcttgttagaGTTGCTCAAAATTAGATGGTTGCTTTTAGGCATTCAGTTGCTATTAAAATCTCTCTGTTTTTTATACAGTTTCAATAACAGCTATTTTAGGAGCATTATTTTTTAAGACTACATATTTGTCACGTTAAATAGCTTGCATTTTGTGATGTATTAGcaaattattcattcattttcctcCTTGTGGGTAGATAGAACACAAAATGGAATGTTACTTTTTGTAAAATAAACATCCTGCATGGGTCAGAAAAAAATTGTATACCTAGCCAGACATTTCTGAGTTTATTATAAAAGTATGTTTTAACTCAATGATTTTTAGCTATATCAGTAATATACAATAAAAACATAATGTGAGTCACTGATACAAGTCACAATTataattgtaatttttttctagaagttgcatttctttctttttcttttttaaatgtggtgccagagatctaacttggggtctcaggcatgtgcTAAGTCACTTCCTGGAccaatttttgaatttttttttttttaaagaatgagctATAGACACATAGAAGACGAAGTATTGTTCCACCATCCGTGGAGCTCTATAATCTGGGCTTTATTGCAGGCAtatggggatcaaacccagggtttcACACATGCCAGGTCATTGCAATACTACCAATCCACCTCCATGTCCCTTACTGTCACTACtgatccactggtcctggtggtcatctttccttctttctttctttccttccttctttctctctttccttctttattttttcctttctttctatttttttgataggacagagagaaattgagaggggagggggagatagagatgacgagagaaagacagacgcttgcagacctgcttcaccacttgtgaagtgtcctcccctctacctacaggtggagagcaagggctcaaacccaggtccctgtgcatgaaagtatgagcacttaaccaggtgcaccaccacccagcccacccccgccacacacacacacacacacacacacacacacacacacacacttctttaaaGTTAAAATCAGgtgaaatcattttattttcttaaacatGAAATAGCCAACATATGTCAGCACGCAAGTAAACAAATTTCATACCAAGCCTTCAAAGTAAGGTGTGGATTTTATACATCTCAAGTACTCAGTAGCCAGCTACGACCAGTGGCAACCATACTGGAAAATGGGGTCTACATCCTTCTCTATTGCCATAACCTAAGTCAAGGATACTGGAACTTTTCACCTACACCAGGTTCCTAACTGGTCTCCCAATCTCCCTGTTTTCTTCAACCCCTTCTCCATGTAGCATCAATGAAAGTCTTCCAAAAGTAGGAATATGCCATAGTAACCACATTTCATCACTTACCTGCTTAATAGTCCTAAATGGGTTGCAAGGTGGGGCAGTGCAGTGAGTAGGGAGGGTACTGAACTTGAAaagaggaggtcctgagtttgaccctcaACATCCCATGTGTTttatttctctcgctctctccctctcaatcttgtgcgaataaataaattttttaaaatgagtaaaCAATCCTTCCACATCATCCCACTGAGCTCGGAACAAAATCAGACTGTTCTGCGGGCAAAACAGGGTTCTGTGTTACCTACCGCTGCATCCCTTTCCAACTCCAGCTCAACCTCTTCCTCCAGCTCACTACAAATTTGAATGGGTCTAGCTgggatattttgtttatttttgtttctcttttctacttttctttttatctcactcatttattttattaatttattttgcctgATCTCTGGTTTAACTcctcttccattttgttgcattTGCTGAGATCTGTGATAGCATTTCTGAGAGGACTTTGATTTAGCATGGCTTTCCCTTGCACAGCACACTGTTACTTTCAACATAAGTCCTTTCTCAACTGGGGACCTTTTGCATATCAGCTTCTTTGGTCTCCTAGTGGCAGAATCCTTCTCATCTTTTTGGTTTCAACTCAAACTCTCTGTGAGTCCAGCAAACCTGTCATTAGCAGCCTGCTTAATCCaccaccatttctctctctctctctctctctctctctctctctctctctctctgcctccaaggttattattggagtttggtgcctgcaccatgaatccattgctcctggaggctattttttcccttttgttgccctggttgttatatcattgttgtggttattattgttgttgttattgatgtcgttcttggacaagacagagagaaatcgagagaggaagggaagacagagagggggaaagaaagacacctgcagacctgcttcactgctcttgaagtgactcccctgcaggtggggagccaggggctcaaactgggtgccttatgttggtccttgcgcttttggccacgtgtgcttaacccgctgcactacaacccAACCACCACTGCCCCCACCATTACTCTCCATCTCAGAGTGTTCACTAGAAATGTATAGATA
Above is a window of Erinaceus europaeus chromosome 12, mEriEur2.1, whole genome shotgun sequence DNA encoding:
- the C12H17orf67 gene encoding uncharacterized protein C17orf67 homolog produces the protein MKTLFVFLLSLTLLTSFSGASPILSEKQAKQLLRSRRQDRPSKPGFPDEPMREYMHHLLRLEHHAEEQFLEHWLNPHCKPHCDRNVVYPV